A genome region from Rhodopseudomonas boonkerdii includes the following:
- the recO gene encoding DNA repair protein RecO: protein MEWTDEGIILGVRRHGESGAIVELMTRSHGRHLGLVRGGAGARMRPVLQPGNSVQAIWRARLDEQLGYYLLDGTRLRAATLLGVSHAAYGVTHLAAVARLLPERDPHDEIFAMLEAILDDFDHPAVAAIHTIRFELAMLAELGVGLDLENCAATGATTDLIYVSPKSGNAVSRAAGEPWRDKLLRLPPFMREGEEGEGSLTDRDLQDGFEITGRFLLRNVLEPRGQRHSDARAGFIGAVMRQIVGRMSEA from the coding sequence ATGGAATGGACCGACGAAGGCATCATCCTCGGCGTGCGGCGGCATGGCGAATCCGGCGCCATCGTCGAACTGATGACGCGTAGCCATGGCCGCCATCTCGGCCTCGTGCGTGGCGGCGCCGGTGCACGGATGCGGCCCGTTTTGCAGCCCGGCAACAGCGTGCAGGCGATCTGGCGCGCGCGGCTCGACGAACAGCTCGGCTACTACCTGCTCGACGGCACCAGATTACGCGCCGCAACGCTGCTGGGCGTGTCGCATGCGGCTTACGGCGTCACACATCTGGCAGCGGTAGCCCGGCTGTTGCCGGAGCGTGACCCGCATGACGAGATCTTCGCCATGCTCGAAGCCATTCTCGACGACTTCGATCATCCAGCGGTCGCGGCAATCCATACGATCCGTTTCGAACTCGCAATGCTTGCCGAACTCGGTGTCGGCCTTGATCTCGAAAACTGTGCCGCCACAGGCGCGACCACGGACCTGATCTATGTCTCACCGAAATCCGGCAACGCCGTTTCGCGTGCGGCCGGTGAACCATGGCGCGACAAACTCCTGCGCCTTCCGCCTTTCATGCGCGAGGGCGAGGAAGGTGAGGGCAGCCTGACCGACCGAGACCTGCAGGACGGCTTCGAAATTACCGGACGCTTTCTGCTCCGAAACGTGCTGGAACCTCGCGGCCAGCGCCACTCCGATGCACGGGCCGGTTTTATCGGGGCTGTGATGCGCCAAATCGTAGGGCGGATGAGCGAAGCGTAG
- a CDS encoding adenylate/guanylate cyclase domain-containing protein, translating into MDAAPRIELMNWLTGQGLTGSPESELIRGFCERCLALGIELSRGQVFLDTLHPLFEGRGFRWSDRPTNESEMFEYGSTATGEAAEAWRRSVFFHMLEEGYDEMRLDLFDPTIAERFNMIQTLRDNGHRHGAVFVHRFGEQGSMGNMDCVYSHWTTRREAGFDEDQMAALRELVPLLGLALKAVAQMEIARTLGRVYLGRDAAEQVLRGRISRGVTERIKAVLWFSDLRNSTGIGEAIGPDEIIPFLNDYAEASIDAIHEAGGDVLKLIGDGLLAMFTADDMGQAKRNALRAEHQFRKNIAALNAKRRAAERPVTTAYVGLHEGEVFYGNIGSDERLDFTVVGPAVNEVSRIASMCSSVDRPLLTSSAFQTGLDSVGRKYLVSTGRYALRGIGRAQDLYTLDPEIDSDEIMRGGYERYLAH; encoded by the coding sequence ATGGACGCTGCCCCCCGCATCGAACTGATGAACTGGCTCACCGGCCAGGGTCTTACCGGCTCGCCTGAAAGCGAACTGATCCGCGGCTTCTGCGAACGCTGCCTTGCCTTGGGGATCGAGCTGTCGCGCGGGCAGGTATTTCTCGACACGCTGCATCCTCTGTTCGAGGGCCGCGGCTTTCGCTGGAGCGACAGGCCGACCAATGAAAGCGAGATGTTCGAATATGGTTCGACGGCGACCGGTGAGGCTGCGGAAGCCTGGCGTCGCTCGGTGTTCTTCCACATGTTGGAAGAAGGGTACGACGAGATGCGTCTCGATCTGTTCGACCCGACCATCGCCGAACGGTTCAATATGATCCAGACCCTGCGCGACAACGGGCACCGGCATGGCGCTGTCTTCGTCCATAGATTCGGCGAACAGGGCTCCATGGGAAACATGGATTGCGTCTATTCGCACTGGACGACCCGCCGTGAAGCCGGTTTCGATGAGGATCAGATGGCAGCGCTGCGCGAGCTCGTCCCTTTGCTCGGCCTGGCGCTCAAAGCCGTGGCACAGATGGAGATCGCCCGGACGCTCGGTCGTGTCTATCTCGGCCGCGACGCTGCCGAGCAGGTGCTGCGGGGCAGGATATCGCGTGGCGTGACCGAACGCATCAAGGCCGTCCTGTGGTTTTCCGACCTGCGCAACTCGACGGGGATTGGCGAGGCCATCGGTCCTGACGAGATCATTCCTTTCTTGAACGACTATGCCGAGGCGTCCATTGACGCGATCCACGAAGCCGGTGGCGATGTGCTGAAGCTGATCGGCGACGGCTTGCTCGCCATGTTCACAGCGGATGATATGGGACAGGCCAAGCGCAATGCGCTGCGTGCGGAACACCAGTTCCGCAAGAACATCGCCGCCCTCAATGCCAAGCGCCGGGCTGCGGAGCGGCCGGTTACGACGGCCTATGTCGGCTTGCACGAAGGCGAGGTGTTCTATGGCAATATCGGCAGTGACGAGCGGCTCGATTTCACTGTGGTGGGACCGGCGGTGAACGAGGTGAGCCGGATCGCGTCCATGTGCTCTTCGGTCGATCGACCGTTGCTGACGTCGTCAGCGTTTCAGACGGGGTTGGATAGCGTCGGCCGCAAATATCTGGTGTCCACCGGCCGCTACGCCTTGCGCGGCATTGGCCGCGCGCAGGATCTCTATACGCTCGATCCGGAGATCGACAGCGACGAGATCATGCGCGGCGGCTACGAGCGTTATCTCGCGCATTAG
- a CDS encoding hemolysin family protein, whose amino-acid sequence MLSLELGIVAVLIVLNGLLAMSELAIVSSRPARLAGLVEKGVTGARRALALASDPGKFLSTVQIGITLIGVLSGAFSGATLGQRLSSELLDLGLSKGLADTLGVGLVVTTITYASLIIGELVPKQIALRDPETVAVRVAPAMVMLAKISLPLVWLLDRSGKAILFVLGQRGGAEDKISEAEIHTLVTEAETAGVLEPGEKEMIAGVMRLGDLPVGAVMTPRHEVAMIDLADSIEDIHAEIVGSSHSRFAVFDGNLDSAIGIIQAKDLLGAYLAGHTPDFRALVREAPVIPDTLDARDVVRILRESAVHMGLVHDEYGTFQGVVTSADILEAIVGAFHTEEGPAELAFHKRDDGSYLISGWMPALEFMSLLGIESPQGSRPYQTFAGFLLYEFGRIPDVGDTIISHGWTFEVMDLDGRRIDKVLATPMVEEETG is encoded by the coding sequence GTGTTATCGCTCGAACTCGGGATCGTCGCGGTCCTGATCGTCCTCAATGGCCTGCTCGCAATGTCCGAGCTGGCGATCGTATCGTCCCGTCCTGCCCGCCTCGCAGGGCTTGTCGAAAAGGGCGTCACAGGTGCGCGCCGCGCCCTGGCGCTGGCATCCGACCCCGGCAAGTTTCTCTCCACCGTGCAGATCGGCATCACGCTGATCGGCGTGCTGTCGGGTGCCTTCTCCGGCGCGACGCTCGGTCAGCGACTGTCGAGTGAGCTGCTCGATCTCGGCCTGTCGAAGGGCCTTGCCGACACGCTCGGCGTCGGTCTTGTCGTCACCACCATCACCTATGCCTCCTTGATCATCGGCGAGCTGGTGCCCAAGCAGATCGCCTTGCGCGATCCGGAAACCGTGGCTGTGCGCGTCGCGCCGGCGATGGTGATGCTCGCAAAGATCTCGCTCCCGCTGGTGTGGCTGCTGGATCGTTCAGGCAAGGCAATCCTGTTCGTGCTCGGCCAGCGCGGCGGTGCCGAGGACAAGATCAGCGAAGCCGAGATTCATACGCTGGTGACCGAAGCGGAAACAGCGGGCGTGCTCGAACCGGGCGAGAAGGAAATGATCGCTGGCGTGATGCGGCTCGGCGACCTGCCCGTCGGCGCCGTGATGACGCCACGCCATGAAGTGGCGATGATCGATCTCGCGGATTCCATCGAAGACATTCACGCCGAGATCGTCGGCTCCTCGCATTCCCGCTTTGCGGTGTTCGACGGCAATCTGGATTCCGCCATCGGCATCATCCAGGCCAAGGACCTGCTTGGCGCCTATCTTGCGGGTCACACCCCGGACTTCCGCGCGCTGGTGCGCGAGGCGCCTGTTATCCCCGATACGCTGGATGCACGCGATGTCGTGCGGATTCTGCGAGAGTCGGCTGTGCATATGGGTCTCGTCCACGACGAATACGGCACCTTCCAGGGCGTCGTGACGTCGGCGGATATCCTCGAAGCGATCGTCGGCGCCTTCCACACCGAAGAAGGTCCGGCCGAGCTCGCCTTTCACAAGCGCGATGATGGCTCCTATCTGATCTCAGGCTGGATGCCGGCGCTGGAATTCATGTCGCTGCTCGGGATCGAGTCACCGCAGGGCTCGCGACCGTATCAGACCTTTGCGGGTTTCCTGCTCTACGAGTTCGGCCGTATTCCCGATGTCGGCGACACCATCATCTCGCATGGCTGGACGTTCGAAGTGATGGATCTCGACGGCCGGCGCATCGACAAGGTGCTGGCAACGCCAATGGTCGAGGAAGAGACGGGCTAG
- a CDS encoding efflux RND transporter permease subunit — MNLGSLSVNRPILAMVMSIVLIIVGAIAYTTLPVSEYPEVAPPTVVITTQYPGASAQTVSETVATPIEQEINGVEDMLYLYSQATSNGQLNITVTFKLGTDLDKAQVLVQNRVAIAQPRLPEEVQRNGVVTRKNSPDLMMVVFMLSPDDTYDQLYISNYALRNVRDQLLRLDGVGDIQIFGARDYSMRLWLDPDKIASLGMTAGDVIAAIRAQNIQIAGGQIAEPPISDRAFSPNLTFTGRLKDQAEFGNIVIKAGSDGRTVRLKDVARIELGALSYTTNSFLLKKPAVALAISQRPGSNALSTAEAIAKTMAKLKTEFPKGLEYNIGYNPTEFIAQSVHELIKTIYEAMVLVVIVVLVFLQGWRPAIIPIMAIPVSLVGTFAIMAALGFSINNLTLFGLVLAVGIVVDDAIVVVENVERHLAEGKTRREAALLTMTEVGGALISIALVLCAVFVPTAFIGGISGQFFQQFAVTIAVATAISCFCSLTLSPALASMILEQHHEKKPPASWNVVARGWNAFTGVFNRGFDRLSHAYGTAAGFVIHHLALMLVVYAALIGTAGWLLYATPQGFIPAQDRGYVIVVVQLPGASSLARTTEVVREIERIALDVPGVVRVPSFAGFNGATRTQASNAAALFPVFADAEERAKQGHTATQITAELRKRLATIEGALVIVVPPPAVSGIGTGGGFAMRILDNQGRGPDLLEKATDELVNAARRAPGLTSVFSPFTANTPQVFVDIDRQKAQMLNVPITNVNDAIQVYFGSAYVNDFNILGRTYHVTAQADLPFRKERSDLARLQTRNADGNMVLLGSVVNFKDMAGPDRVPRYNLYPAAELQGDTLPGVSSTTALNTMKKLADDTLPSGFSFEWTDLSYQQVTAGNAGLYVFPICVLFVYLVLAAQYGSWSLPFAVILIVPMCLFAATIGVRIMGQDINILTQIGFVVLVGLAAKNAILIVEFARDIEQEGRDQLEAVIEACRLRIRPILMTSFAFILGVLPLVISSGSGSEMRQAVGVAVFFGMIGVTIFGLIFTPIFYILIRRLFPGSVVIVQKEPEAQA; from the coding sequence ATGAATCTCGGCAGCCTTTCCGTCAATCGTCCGATCCTCGCGATGGTCATGTCCATCGTGCTGATCATCGTCGGCGCCATCGCCTATACCACGCTTCCGGTGTCCGAATATCCCGAGGTGGCGCCGCCGACCGTCGTAATCACGACGCAATATCCCGGCGCCTCCGCGCAGACCGTGTCGGAGACGGTGGCGACGCCGATCGAGCAGGAGATCAACGGCGTCGAGGACATGCTGTATCTCTACAGCCAGGCGACCTCGAACGGCCAGCTCAACATCACCGTCACCTTCAAGCTCGGTACCGATCTCGACAAGGCGCAGGTGCTGGTTCAGAACCGCGTCGCCATCGCGCAACCGCGTCTGCCCGAGGAAGTCCAGCGCAACGGCGTCGTCACCCGCAAGAATTCACCCGACCTGATGATGGTCGTATTCATGCTGTCGCCTGACGACACCTACGATCAGCTCTATATTTCCAACTATGCGCTGCGCAATGTGCGCGACCAGTTGCTGCGTCTCGATGGTGTCGGCGACATTCAGATTTTTGGTGCGCGCGATTACTCGATGCGTCTTTGGCTGGACCCAGACAAGATCGCCAGTCTCGGAATGACGGCCGGCGACGTTATCGCCGCCATCCGTGCTCAAAATATCCAGATCGCCGGCGGTCAGATCGCGGAGCCGCCAATTTCCGATCGCGCCTTTTCGCCGAACCTGACCTTCACCGGTCGCCTCAAGGATCAGGCGGAATTCGGCAACATCGTCATCAAGGCTGGCAGCGACGGCCGCACCGTGCGGCTGAAAGATGTCGCGCGGATCGAGCTTGGCGCACTGTCCTACACGACCAACAGTTTTCTGCTGAAGAAGCCGGCGGTGGCGCTCGCGATCTCTCAACGGCCGGGTTCGAATGCGTTATCCACGGCAGAAGCGATCGCCAAGACCATGGCGAAGCTCAAGACCGAGTTTCCCAAGGGGCTCGAATATAATATCGGCTACAATCCGACCGAATTCATCGCGCAGTCGGTGCATGAGCTGATCAAGACGATCTATGAGGCGATGGTGCTGGTCGTGATCGTCGTGCTCGTTTTTCTACAAGGCTGGCGGCCAGCGATCATCCCCATCATGGCGATCCCGGTATCGCTGGTCGGCACTTTCGCCATCATGGCGGCGCTCGGTTTCTCGATCAACAATCTCACTCTGTTCGGTCTCGTGCTGGCGGTTGGCATCGTGGTCGATGATGCCATCGTGGTGGTCGAGAATGTCGAGCGGCATCTGGCCGAGGGAAAGACACGGCGCGAGGCGGCGCTGTTGACCATGACCGAGGTCGGAGGCGCGCTGATCTCGATCGCGCTGGTGCTGTGTGCGGTGTTCGTGCCGACGGCCTTTATCGGCGGCATTTCCGGGCAGTTCTTCCAGCAATTTGCCGTCACCATCGCGGTGGCCACGGCGATCTCCTGTTTCTGTTCGCTGACGTTGTCGCCGGCATTGGCCTCGATGATTCTCGAGCAGCATCATGAGAAGAAGCCGCCTGCGAGCTGGAATGTGGTGGCGCGCGGCTGGAACGCGTTCACGGGTGTCTTCAATCGCGGCTTCGACCGGTTGTCGCATGCCTATGGCACTGCGGCCGGGTTTGTCATCCATCACCTCGCGCTGATGCTGGTCGTCTATGCGGCCTTGATTGGCACCGCCGGCTGGCTGCTTTATGCGACGCCGCAGGGCTTCATTCCCGCGCAGGATCGCGGTTATGTCATCGTTGTCGTGCAACTGCCCGGTGCGTCGTCGCTGGCGCGAACGACCGAAGTGGTGCGCGAGATTGAGCGCATCGCACTTGATGTGCCCGGAGTCGTTCGCGTGCCGTCTTTTGCCGGCTTCAACGGCGCGACGCGCACGCAGGCCTCCAATGCTGCGGCACTGTTCCCCGTTTTTGCCGATGCGGAGGAGCGTGCCAAGCAAGGACACACGGCAACGCAAATCACCGCCGAATTGCGCAAACGGCTGGCAACGATCGAAGGTGCGCTGGTGATCGTGGTGCCGCCGCCCGCGGTATCCGGTATCGGCACCGGCGGCGGTTTCGCCATGCGTATTCTGGACAATCAGGGCCGGGGTCCCGACCTGCTCGAAAAAGCGACGGACGAGCTGGTCAATGCCGCACGCCGAGCGCCCGGCCTGACATCCGTGTTCTCGCCATTTACCGCCAACACGCCGCAGGTCTTTGTCGATATCGATCGCCAGAAGGCGCAGATGCTGAATGTGCCGATCACCAATGTCAACGACGCGATCCAGGTCTATTTCGGCTCCGCCTATGTCAACGACTTCAACATTCTTGGCCGCACCTATCATGTCACCGCGCAGGCGGATCTTCCGTTCCGGAAGGAACGGTCCGATCTCGCGCGGTTGCAGACCCGGAATGCCGACGGAAATATGGTGCTGCTGGGCAGCGTCGTGAACTTCAAGGACATGGCTGGGCCGGATCGCGTGCCGCGCTACAATCTCTATCCTGCCGCCGAACTTCAGGGGGATACGTTGCCCGGTGTCAGCTCGACGACCGCGTTGAACACCATGAAGAAGTTGGCGGATGACACGCTGCCGAGCGGCTTCTCCTTCGAATGGACGGATCTGTCCTATCAGCAGGTCACCGCCGGCAATGCCGGACTTTATGTCTTTCCGATCTGCGTGTTGTTCGTCTATCTCGTGCTGGCCGCGCAATATGGCAGCTGGTCGCTGCCTTTCGCGGTCATTCTGATCGTGCCGATGTGTCTGTTTGCGGCGACGATTGGCGTGCGTATCATGGGGCAGGACATCAATATCCTCACCCAGATCGGTTTCGTCGTGCTGGTCGGCCTTGCGGCGAAGAACGCCATCCTGATCGTCGAATTCGCCCGCGACATCGAGCAGGAGGGCCGCGATCAGCTCGAGGCCGTGATCGAAGCCTGCCGGCTGCGTATCCGCCCGATCCTGATGACGTCATTCGCCTTCATCCTGGGCGTGCTGCCGCTGGTGATCTCGTCGGGTTCAGGCTCGGAAATGCGGCAGGCTGTCGGTGTCGCCGTGTTCTTCGGGATGATCGGCGTGACGATCTTTGGTCTCATCTTTACACCGATCTTCTACATCCTGATCCGCCGCCTGTTTCCGGGATCGGTGGTGATTGTGCAAAAGGAGCCGGAGGCACAGGCGTGA
- a CDS encoding efflux RND transporter periplasmic adaptor subunit, with protein MICFRSIFPAAFVALAVLLAGCDRKPEAAGPPPPPVTVANPLKKMTTDWDEFTGRFDAIDQVQIRARVTGFVTKVTFVDGAVVKAGDVLYEIDPRQYEAAAEQAQGQLDDARAKVDLAQKELERATTLIKTQAISENIVDQRNQALAAAQASVLVAEGALKLAKLNLEYTKVVAPIDGRVSRHLVSIGNLVNGSDSGATLLTTIVSMTPIYLYFDMDESIYQRNSRLWFEGKRPSSRDTPNPVQITLTGDTRPTKEGKMDFLDNRLDIGTGTLRGRAVVDNHDLSILPGQFARLRVIASGEYEALLIPDTAVATDQSRKIVMVVKPDDTVEARPVTLGPLDDGLRVIREGLKQDDRVIIDGLQRARVGAKVTPKAGEVKSVTAVGGAKP; from the coding sequence TTGATTTGCTTCAGATCGATCTTTCCCGCCGCCTTCGTCGCTCTTGCCGTGCTGCTCGCCGGCTGCGACCGGAAGCCGGAAGCGGCCGGACCGCCACCTCCGCCCGTGACGGTCGCCAATCCGCTCAAGAAGATGACCACCGACTGGGACGAGTTCACCGGCCGCTTCGATGCCATCGATCAGGTGCAGATCCGTGCCCGTGTTACTGGCTTCGTCACCAAGGTGACTTTCGTAGACGGCGCGGTGGTAAAGGCGGGCGATGTCCTCTACGAAATCGATCCGCGCCAGTATGAAGCCGCGGCCGAGCAGGCCCAGGGCCAACTGGACGATGCCAGGGCGAAGGTCGATCTCGCGCAGAAAGAGCTCGAACGCGCCACCACGCTGATCAAGACGCAGGCCATCTCCGAGAATATCGTCGATCAGCGCAACCAGGCGCTGGCCGCAGCGCAGGCCTCGGTGCTTGTTGCCGAAGGCGCCCTGAAGCTGGCAAAGCTCAATCTCGAATATACCAAGGTCGTTGCGCCCATCGATGGCCGCGTGAGCCGCCATCTCGTCAGCATCGGCAATCTCGTCAACGGCAGCGACAGCGGTGCAACGCTGCTTACGACGATCGTGTCGATGACGCCGATCTATCTGTATTTCGACATGGACGAGTCCATCTATCAGCGCAACAGCCGCCTGTGGTTCGAAGGCAAACGACCGAGCTCGCGCGATACGCCCAATCCCGTGCAGATCACCCTGACCGGCGATACCAGGCCGACGAAGGAGGGGAAGATGGACTTCCTCGACAACCGGCTCGATATCGGCACCGGCACATTGCGGGGCCGCGCCGTCGTCGACAATCACGACCTGTCGATCCTGCCGGGCCAGTTCGCACGACTGCGGGTTATTGCCAGCGGCGAATATGAAGCGCTGCTGATCCCGGACACAGCAGTCGCCACCGATCAATCGCGAAAAATCGTGATGGTGGTGAAGCCCGACGATACGGTCGAGGCGAGGCCCGTGACGCTCGGCCCGCTCGATGATGGCCTGCGGGTGATCCGCGAAGGTCTCAAACAGGACGATCGCGTCATCATCGACGGCCTGCAGCGCGCCCGTGTCGGTGCGAAGGTGACGCCAAAGGCGGGTGAAGTGAAGTCCGTAACTGCCGTAGGCGGCGCCAAGCCATGA
- the parC gene encoding DNA topoisomerase IV subunit A, with product MGKRLIPPEPSEPQLVQLRDALEERYLAYALSTIMHRALPDARDGLKPVHRRILYGMRLLRLDPGTPFKKSAKIVGDVMGSFHPHGDQAIYDAMVRLAQDFSSRYPLVDGQGNFGNIDGDNPAAYRYTEARMTDVARLLLEGIDEDAVEFRPNYDGQSKEPSVMPGGFPNLLANGAQGIAVGMATAIPPHNAAELCDAALHLIEKPDAKSKSLLRFVKGPDFPTGGIIIDSKEAIAEAYTTGRGSFRTRAKWSVEEGARGAWTIVVTEIPWLVQKSRLIEKIAELLNDKKLPLVGDIRDESAEDIRVVIEPKTRNVDAGLVMESLFKLTELESKIPLNLNVLVKGRIPKVLGLAECLREWLDHLREVLLRRSQHRKGQIEHRLEVLGGYLIAYLNIDEVIRIIRTEDEPKPVLMKTFSLTELQAESILNMRLRSLRKLEEFEIKKEDKELRAELKGINEILGSEAVQWSKVGEQVRKVRDMFGPKTPLGKRRTVFADAPEHDLAALEESLVEREPVTVVISEKGWVRTLKGQVADLSNLTFKQDDKLGQSFFAETTSKLMLLATNGRFYTLDVAKLPGGRGHGEPIRLFIDMEGDAAIVSVFVHKGGRKFLIASHDGQGFVVGEDDCVSATRKGKQIINVDMPNEARALTLVEEGADQVAVIGTNHKMVIFPLSEVPEMSKGKGVRLQKYTSAALSDVAVFNAKAGLTWRDSSGRERSMTWKELSDWRGNRADAGRQATGLPSSNKFNKPIE from the coding sequence ATGGGAAAAAGACTGATTCCGCCTGAGCCGTCCGAGCCTCAACTGGTGCAATTGCGCGATGCGCTCGAGGAGCGCTATCTCGCTTATGCGCTCTCCACCATCATGCATCGCGCGCTGCCCGATGCGCGGGACGGCCTGAAGCCGGTTCATCGCCGCATCCTCTATGGCATGCGCCTGCTTAGGCTCGACCCCGGCACGCCATTCAAGAAATCCGCCAAAATCGTCGGCGACGTGATGGGCTCGTTCCATCCGCATGGCGACCAAGCGATCTATGACGCCATGGTCCGCCTCGCGCAGGATTTCTCCTCGCGTTACCCGCTGGTCGATGGCCAGGGCAATTTCGGCAATATCGACGGCGATAATCCCGCCGCCTATCGTTACACCGAAGCCCGCATGACCGATGTCGCGCGGCTCTTGCTCGAGGGCATCGACGAGGACGCGGTCGAGTTTCGTCCGAACTATGACGGCCAGTCGAAGGAGCCCTCGGTCATGCCGGGTGGCTTCCCGAACCTGCTCGCCAACGGCGCGCAGGGCATCGCCGTCGGCATGGCCACCGCGATTCCACCGCACAACGCTGCCGAACTCTGCGATGCCGCGCTGCATTTGATCGAGAAGCCGGACGCCAAGTCGAAGTCGCTGCTTCGTTTCGTGAAGGGACCGGATTTTCCCACCGGCGGCATCATCATCGACAGCAAGGAAGCAATCGCCGAGGCCTATACGACCGGCCGTGGCTCGTTCCGCACCCGCGCGAAGTGGTCGGTGGAAGAGGGGGCCCGTGGCGCCTGGACCATCGTGGTGACGGAAATCCCCTGGCTGGTGCAGAAGTCGCGCCTGATCGAGAAGATCGCCGAACTGCTCAACGACAAGAAGCTGCCGCTGGTCGGCGACATCCGCGACGAATCAGCAGAGGACATCCGCGTCGTCATCGAGCCGAAGACGCGCAATGTCGATGCCGGCCTCGTCATGGAGTCGCTGTTCAAGCTTACCGAGCTCGAAAGCAAGATTCCGCTCAACCTGAACGTATTGGTGAAGGGCCGTATTCCAAAGGTACTCGGCCTCGCCGAATGCCTGCGCGAATGGCTCGATCATCTGCGCGAAGTGCTGTTGCGCCGTTCGCAACATCGCAAGGGCCAGATCGAGCATCGCCTCGAAGTACTCGGCGGCTACCTGATCGCCTATCTCAACATCGACGAGGTCATCCGCATCATCCGTACCGAGGATGAGCCGAAGCCGGTGTTGATGAAGACCTTCAGCCTCACCGAGCTACAGGCGGAGTCGATCCTGAACATGCGCCTGCGCTCGTTGCGCAAGCTCGAAGAGTTCGAGATCAAGAAGGAAGACAAGGAACTGCGCGCCGAGCTGAAGGGGATCAACGAGATCCTCGGTTCGGAAGCCGTGCAGTGGAGCAAGGTCGGCGAGCAGGTGCGCAAGGTGCGCGACATGTTCGGCCCGAAGACACCGCTCGGCAAGCGCCGCACAGTGTTTGCAGATGCGCCGGAGCACGATCTCGCCGCGCTCGAGGAGTCGCTGGTCGAGCGCGAGCCCGTCACGGTCGTGATCTCCGAAAAGGGCTGGGTGCGGACGCTCAAGGGGCAGGTGGCGGATCTGTCGAACCTGACCTTCAAGCAGGACGACAAGCTCGGCCAGTCCTTCTTCGCCGAGACTACCTCGAAGCTGATGCTGCTCGCCACCAATGGGCGCTTTTACACGCTCGATGTGGCGAAGCTGCCCGGTGGCCGCGGTCATGGCGAGCCGATCCGCCTGTTCATCGACATGGAAGGCGATGCTGCTATCGTTTCGGTGTTCGTGCACAAGGGAGGCCGCAAGTTCCTGATCGCCAGCCATGACGGCCAGGGCTTTGTGGTCGGTGAGGACGATTGCGTCAGCGCGACGCGTAAGGGCAAGCAGATCATCAATGTCGACATGCCGAACGAGGCACGCGCCCTGACGCTGGTGGAAGAGGGCGCCGATCAGGTCGCCGTCATCGGCACCAACCACAAGATGGTGATCTTCCCGCTCAGCGAAGTGCCGGAAATGTCGAAGGGCAAAGGTGTGCGGCTGCAGAAATACACCAGTGCCGCGCTCTCGGACGTTGCCGTGTTCAACGCCAAGGCGGGTCTGACATGGCGCGACTCGTCGGGCCGCGAACGCTCGATGACCTGGAAGGAGCTGTCGGATTGGCGCGGCAACCGCGCTGATGCGGGCCGGCAGGCAACGGGTTTGCCGTCGTCCAACAAGTTCAACAAGCCGATCGAGTAA